AACAGTGCTATAATGttctttaatataaatatttcaatattattttaatgtattaaaaacACAACCAAACATTCCAAATCAAAAGCACTTCAAATGTTATAttcttctcccttttttcttgcttttatagtgtatttcatttttaaaaatttttgaagATGGGGTGTGTGTGGTGATTTTATGCCAAAAGGCAGAAgaattttcaaataaatatttcttttaccTCTAAAGAAGTTTCACCTATACTAGACAATGTAACAGGAAGTTAGTAAATCAGGTAAACTTCAAAAATGGAGGCATGATTTTTAGAGAATTCTTAAAGGTTTCTGGTGGCCATAGCTTTACTTGCTTTACTTAAGAAACTGAGGAACTACATAAGTGTTAGGGAACCTTCCAGTATAAAACCTCGAACTTAAACCTGAGCTCACCTTTGTCAACTGTGCCATCTCCATCAGATAATATCACCCAAGGTACCACCCTGGTGTCATCAATCTGGTAGACCACACCCGTTCGATCATCCACGGCATAGAGTTTACCATTAAAGACTACCAGTTCAGAAAGCTCCATGCCACGTCCTTTTTCCGCTAGGTGAGATTCCAATATATGGTCCTTTGTATCCCACTCAACAGAGACATGGTCCCCACTGGCTGACAATGTGAGATAACCCTTCTTCAAGTAGCTGAACCAGGTATGCTCATTTGGACCCTTGGAGTTTGTGTCAAGGTCAGCAATGAGTCCAATACGGTACCGCACACCTTCTGGGATCCGCTGGGGTGGTGACAGTGGGTAAGTGTCATTATACCTCTCACCGGGTAGAACATTAAGCCTCCAGTTATGAGCATTGAGAGGAACTGGCCTGTTTGCTGGGGATGAACGCTGGAAACAAAGGAGAAGCAACACTAGGACAAGGGCCAGAGTGGTCACCACAATGGCCTTCCAACGTAGGCGGAAACGGGGGTCAGCTGCTTTGGTCATGGACGCCAGCACTGGAAGGCTGCCCACACTAATCCTCAAGGGATTCAGAGTATCATCCCATTGCAGGCGTGGATGAGCTGAGATGGGCATCAGCCTGAGGTTCCCGGGAACCTTGGAAAGAAAAGGCAAGGTCAGCATGAAAGGACGGGGATAATGAACACACCAATTGAGTGCTGTGATAATTGCCCAGGTCTACGGGAGGACAAGGAAAAGACAAGAAACATAGAAAGAGCTGCCACAGCATGACAGAATGTCAGACAACTGAGAAATTCTGTAGTGGAACAGGAAACAAGACTAAGTAGGCTGTGGTCCTTCCAAGAAATATGTTACTTGGATACCTGGTGGAACTAGAGGAAATTGCGTTTTAGAAACTGACacatagaaagcagaactgccAAATGATTAACACATTTTTAGTGACTAATGGTTTTTTCTTTAATCAGGAATTGGTTaacataatatatatttaaaaccttATTAAATGCATCTTGTTAAAATAACATGGCTTGCACTCTATTATTTTGCCTTTCTTCCAAAGAGATCAGAATAGGTATCATCTCCCATTTTATTGGCAAAAAACACCTCCATATAAGGTAGGTCAGGATAAAAGACATGACTTGACCGAAGCCACTCATTAAGCTCTATCCAAGTTAAATCTAAACCCTTTGCCACAGAGGCTGTTCATATACAAAACTATCCTACGCTGCTTGAAGATAATGATATATTTAAGGCTAAACATAAGACCAAAATAGCAAACAGCAGTATACTTACAAAGTGATCCCAACTTACAGAATTTGTTCTCAACCATTAAAATAAACTCATAATAATCAGTTAAACCACTGCTGCTAAACCAATTAAAAGTGAAATTTCAACGCCAAACAAAACACCACTGAAAGGTGGCAAATGGGAACATAAAAGATAGTGTGCTGAAGTTATATAACACACATCCCTTCACCTCCAGCAGTTTTTTCAATCCAATTTCCCTCTCCTTATCAATGCTTAATTCCATGGCTGTGACCAGCAGTCACCATCAAAGTTGCTACGTGCTCTTTCAGAAAGCACTAGGTTTAATACTTCACCTAGCACTAGGAAATACCCCCTACTCTTTTTGTTATATTGAGTAGAAATtaataccccttacagacctgtttGATCGCTCCAGAATCATATCTTGCTGGAACCTCAGGGGAGAAACTTCACTAACAGAATGCAACAGGTGGCAAAGCTCAACTCCTCCTCTAGAAGGATTGAGGAAATACAATCAGGAAATGTCAACAGGTCAAAAAGATTGCTGACTGGTCCAACCAGTTCCACTGAAAGACccaaaagacattttttttcttttctattcaaaTAGTTATGGTG
This genomic window from Ahaetulla prasina isolate Xishuangbanna chromosome 2, ASM2864084v1, whole genome shotgun sequence contains:
- the CANT1 gene encoding soluble calcium-activated nucleotidase 1 isoform X2 codes for the protein MPISAHPRLQWDDTLNPLRISVGSLPVLASMTKAADPRFRLRWKAIVVTTLALVLVLLLLCFQRSSPANRPVPLNAHNWRLNVLPGERYNDTYPLSPPQRIPEGVRYRIGLIADLDTNSKGPNEHTWFSYLKKGYLTLSASGDHVSVEWDTKDHILESHLAEKGRGMELSELVVFNGKLYAVDDRTGVVYQIDDTRVVPWVILSDGDGTVDKGFKAEWLAVKDEHLYVGGLGKEWTTTTGEVLNQNPEWVKVIGYKGDVAHENWVVNYNALRTAAGIKSPGYLIHESASWSERLQRWFFLPRRASHGRYNEQEDEHRGTNLLLSSTPDFTDISVSHIGDIIPTHGFSSFKFVPDTDDQIIVALKSEEDAGHVATYITAFMLDGRCLLPETRIGSVKYEGIEFI